One Kineococcus aurantiacus genomic window carries:
- a CDS encoding amino acid permease, with amino-acid sequence MGIFRTKSVEDAIASTDEPGHRLRKSLGAWDLTVFGVGVIIGTGIFVLTGEAAGTRAGPAVALSFVVSGIVCALAALCYAEFASTVPVAGSAYTFSYASLGEVVAWVIGWDLLLELALGASTVAVGWSSYAADLLGQTLGLDVPGWLYSAEPSPTHPNLVAAAVVLVLTAVLCAGTKTSARVNAVVVVVKLLVVAVVIVAGLFFVKVSNWSPFVPPTGSPGASSTPADPALWQDLGVPFGTFGVGGVLTAAALVFFAFIGFDIVATAAEETREPQRDVPRGIFGSLAICTLLYVAVSLVVTGMVRYDRISVEAPLANAFRAVGADVVATLISVGTVAGLLTVMLILMLGQNRVLFAMARDRLIPSWFSRVSPRTGVPTRITAVTGVVVAVVAAVTPISELAEMVNIGTLFAFVLVSVGVLVLRRTRPDLPRAFRVPWVPVLPVVSAVAAVVLMGFLPAVSWVRLGIWMAIGLVVYFAYGYRHSRLAAGSTGVRGSRAGHRD; translated from the coding sequence GTGGGCATCTTCCGGACCAAGAGCGTCGAGGACGCCATCGCGAGCACCGACGAACCCGGGCACCGGCTGCGCAAGTCCCTCGGCGCGTGGGACCTGACGGTCTTCGGGGTCGGCGTCATCATCGGGACGGGCATCTTCGTCCTGACCGGCGAGGCGGCCGGGACCCGCGCCGGGCCCGCCGTGGCGCTGTCCTTCGTCGTCTCCGGGATCGTCTGCGCGCTGGCGGCGCTGTGCTACGCCGAGTTCGCCTCCACGGTGCCGGTCGCCGGGTCGGCGTACACCTTCTCCTACGCCAGCCTCGGGGAGGTCGTGGCGTGGGTCATCGGCTGGGACCTGCTGCTGGAGCTGGCCCTGGGCGCCTCGACGGTCGCGGTGGGCTGGTCCAGCTACGCCGCCGACCTGCTGGGGCAGACGCTGGGGCTGGACGTGCCGGGGTGGCTGTACTCGGCCGAGCCCTCCCCCACGCACCCCAACCTCGTCGCGGCCGCGGTCGTCCTCGTCCTGACCGCGGTGCTGTGCGCGGGCACGAAGACGTCGGCGCGGGTGAACGCCGTCGTCGTGGTGGTCAAGCTGCTCGTGGTCGCCGTCGTCATCGTGGCGGGCCTGTTCTTCGTGAAGGTGTCGAACTGGTCGCCGTTCGTGCCGCCCACCGGCTCGCCCGGGGCCTCCAGCACGCCCGCGGACCCGGCGCTGTGGCAGGACCTGGGGGTGCCGTTCGGCACGTTCGGGGTGGGCGGGGTCCTCACGGCCGCCGCGCTGGTCTTCTTCGCCTTCATCGGCTTCGACATCGTCGCCACGGCCGCGGAGGAGACCAGGGAGCCGCAGCGGGACGTGCCGCGCGGGATCTTCGGCTCGCTGGCGATCTGCACGCTGCTCTACGTGGCCGTCTCGCTCGTGGTGACGGGCATGGTGCGGTACGACCGGATCTCGGTCGAGGCACCGCTGGCCAACGCCTTCCGCGCGGTGGGCGCGGACGTGGTCGCGACGCTCATCTCGGTGGGCACGGTCGCGGGCCTGCTGACGGTCATGCTCATCCTCATGCTGGGCCAGAACCGGGTGCTGTTCGCGATGGCCCGCGACCGGCTGATCCCGTCGTGGTTCTCGCGCGTCAGCCCGCGCACGGGGGTGCCGACCCGGATCACGGCGGTGACGGGGGTCGTCGTGGCCGTCGTGGCGGCCGTGACCCCCATCTCGGAGCTGGCCGAGATGGTCAACATCGGGACGCTGTTCGCCTTCGTGCTCGTCTCCGTCGGCGTCCTGGTGCTGCGCCGGACCCGGCCGGACCTGCCCCGGGCCTTCCGCGTGCCGTGGGTGCCGGTGCTGCCCGTCGTCTCGGCGGTGGCGGCCGTGGTGCTCATGGGCTTCCTGCCGGCGGTCAGCTGGGTGCGGCTGGGGATCTGGATGGCGATCGGGCTGGTCGTCTACTTCGCGTACGGCTACCGGCACTCGCGGCTGGCCGCCGGCAGCACCGGCGTGCGGGGGAGCCGCGCCGGCCACCGGGACTGA
- a CDS encoding CE1758 family FMN-dependent luciferase-like monooxygenase, with protein sequence MQFGIFSVGDITPDPTTGRAPSEHERIKALVTIAEHAEQVGLDVFAVGEHHNPPFVPSAMTTLLGWIAARTSRLTVSTSIAHITTNDPVRMAEDYAMLQHLSDGRVDLVLGRGNDGRLYPWFGQDPRRGVELTVENYQLLRRLWDEEVVDWQGEFRTPLQGFTSTPRPLDGVPPFVWHGSIRTPQVAEIAAYFGDGYFANNIFWPKEHYIRLITLYRERYAHYGHGAPEQAIVGLGGQVFMRRNSQDAVREFRPYFDNAPVYGHGPSLEEFTRQTPLTVGSPEQVIEKTLTFQEFFGDYQRQMFLMDHAGLPLKTVLEQLDLLGEEVVPVLREEFEARRAAGVPSDPPSHAARVAARAQAAAPVDGAADGALA encoded by the coding sequence ATGCAGTTCGGGATCTTCAGCGTCGGCGACATCACCCCCGACCCCACCACCGGCCGCGCACCGAGCGAGCACGAGCGCATCAAGGCGCTGGTGACCATCGCCGAGCACGCCGAGCAGGTCGGCCTGGACGTCTTCGCGGTCGGCGAGCACCACAACCCGCCCTTCGTGCCGTCCGCCATGACCACCCTGCTGGGCTGGATCGCCGCCCGCACCTCCCGGTTGACGGTCTCGACGTCCATCGCGCACATCACCACCAACGACCCGGTGCGGATGGCCGAGGACTACGCGATGCTCCAGCACCTCAGCGACGGGCGCGTCGACCTCGTCCTCGGCCGCGGCAACGACGGCCGCCTCTACCCCTGGTTCGGCCAGGACCCCCGCCGCGGCGTCGAGCTGACGGTGGAGAACTACCAGCTGCTGCGCCGCCTGTGGGACGAGGAGGTCGTCGACTGGCAGGGCGAGTTCCGCACCCCGCTGCAGGGCTTCACCTCCACCCCGCGGCCCCTGGACGGCGTGCCGCCCTTCGTCTGGCACGGGTCGATCCGGACCCCGCAGGTCGCCGAGATCGCCGCCTACTTCGGCGACGGGTACTTCGCCAACAACATCTTCTGGCCCAAGGAGCACTACATCCGGCTCATCACCCTCTACCGGGAGCGCTACGCCCACTACGGGCACGGCGCACCGGAGCAGGCGATCGTCGGCCTCGGCGGGCAGGTGTTCATGCGCAGGAACTCCCAGGACGCCGTGCGCGAGTTCCGGCCCTACTTCGACAACGCCCCCGTCTACGGGCACGGCCCGTCCCTGGAGGAGTTCACCCGCCAGACGCCCCTGACGGTCGGCTCCCCCGAGCAGGTGATCGAGAAGACCCTGACCTTCCAGGAGTTCTTCGGCGACTACCAGCGGCAGATGTTCCTCATGGACCACGCCGGGCTGCCCCTGAAGACGGTGCTGGAGCAGCTCGACCTGCTCGGCGAGGAGGTCGTCCCGGTGCTGCGCGAGGAGTTCGAGGCCCGGCGCGCGGCCGGCGTCCCCAGCGACCCGCCCTCGCACGCCGCCCGCGTCGCGGCGCGCGCGCAGGCGGCGGCCCCCGTGGACGGGGCCGCGGACGGCGCGCTTGCCTGA
- a CDS encoding MarR family winged helix-turn-helix transcriptional regulator translates to MPENRTRAAVRAWESVFRLQATLLRAFAAQDVWSGLSVREYDVLYTLARCGGRSRLGELSEEVYLPQPSLSRLVDRLAAQGLLTREPDPRDGRGVVVVLTDPGAARQREIGGRHAAGIARAFEALTPAELAELTRLCAKALRG, encoded by the coding sequence TTGCCTGAGAACCGGACGCGCGCGGCGGTGCGGGCCTGGGAGTCGGTCTTCCGGCTCCAGGCCACGCTGCTGCGGGCGTTCGCGGCGCAGGACGTCTGGAGCGGGCTGAGCGTGCGGGAGTACGACGTGCTCTACACGCTCGCCCGCTGCGGCGGCCGCAGCCGGCTCGGTGAGCTGAGCGAGGAGGTCTACCTGCCCCAGCCGTCGCTGAGCCGGCTCGTCGACCGGCTCGCCGCCCAGGGCCTGCTCACGCGCGAGCCGGACCCCCGCGACGGCCGCGGCGTCGTCGTGGTGCTCACCGACCCCGGCGCCGCGCGCCAGCGCGAGATCGGCGGCCGGCACGCCGCCGGCATCGCCCGGGCCTTCGAGGCGCTGACGCCCGCCGAGCTCGCCGAGCTCACCCGGCTGTGCGCGAAGGCGCTCCGGGGCTGA
- a CDS encoding ABC transporter ATP-binding protein, protein MSMENIARTALWNASRAPDQRPFRPGTPRRVLAMARERRRLLALFVAGSVVLAVLAVATPVLAGRVVEAVGARDRTLVTTLALLIAAVALAEAGLGLVVRWLSATLGEDLILDLRTRVFDHVQRMPVAFFTRTRTGALVSRLNNDVLGAQRAFSDTLSGIVSNVVALVLTAAVMIGISWRITALALVLLPVFLLPARRMGRSLALLARRAAHLDAAMINQTTERFSAPGATLVKLFGRPQEESRSFAAAARAVRDIGVTAAVRRTVFVTALTLVSALALALVYGVGGLAAVAGTLDAGSIVTLALLLTRLYAPLTALAGARADVTSALVSFDRVFEVLDLVPLVQEAPGARPVRPGPVAVEFDHVGFAYPAAADVSLASLEDVATLDARGGVPVLHDVSFRVEPGQVVALVGSSGAGKSTIAQLLARLYDVDSGAVRVGGDDVRDLTTESLRRTVGVVTQDGHLFHESLRANLRLARPDADDAEIHDALRRARLGDLVAALPEGLDTVVGERGYRFSGGERQRLTIARLLLAHPRVVVLDEATAHLDNASETAVQAALDEALQGRTAIVIAHRLSTVRGADQILVLEAGRIVERGTHDELLDAGGRYAELHRLSAPGAPR, encoded by the coding sequence ATGAGCATGGAGAACATCGCCCGCACCGCCCTGTGGAACGCCTCGCGGGCCCCCGACCAGCGGCCCTTCCGGCCCGGCACCCCCCGGCGGGTCCTGGCCATGGCCCGCGAGCGCCGCCGCCTGCTCGCCCTCTTCGTCGCCGGCAGCGTCGTCCTCGCCGTCCTGGCGGTCGCCACCCCCGTGCTCGCCGGCCGCGTGGTCGAGGCCGTCGGCGCCCGCGACCGCACCCTCGTGACCACCCTGGCCCTGCTCATCGCCGCCGTCGCCCTCGCCGAGGCCGGCTTGGGCCTGGTCGTGCGGTGGCTGTCGGCCACCCTCGGCGAGGACCTCATCCTCGACCTGCGCACCCGCGTCTTCGACCACGTCCAGCGCATGCCCGTGGCCTTCTTCACCCGCACCCGCACCGGCGCCCTCGTCAGCCGCCTCAACAACGACGTCCTCGGCGCCCAGCGCGCCTTCAGCGACACCCTCTCGGGCATCGTCAGCAACGTCGTCGCCCTCGTCCTGACGGCCGCCGTCATGATCGGCATCTCCTGGCGCATCACGGCCCTGGCCCTGGTCCTGCTGCCGGTGTTCCTGCTGCCGGCCCGGCGCATGGGCCGCAGCCTGGCGCTGCTGGCCCGCCGCGCCGCCCACCTCGACGCCGCGATGATCAACCAGACCACCGAGCGCTTCTCCGCGCCCGGCGCGACCCTGGTCAAGCTCTTCGGGCGCCCGCAGGAGGAGTCGCGCTCCTTCGCCGCCGCGGCCCGCGCCGTCCGCGACATCGGCGTCACCGCCGCCGTGCGGCGCACCGTCTTCGTCACCGCCCTGACCCTGGTCTCGGCCCTCGCCCTGGCCCTCGTCTACGGCGTCGGCGGCCTGGCCGCCGTCGCCGGGACCCTGGACGCGGGCAGCATCGTCACCCTGGCCCTGCTGCTCACCCGCCTCTACGCGCCCCTGACGGCCCTGGCCGGGGCGCGCGCCGACGTCACCAGCGCCCTGGTCAGCTTCGACCGCGTCTTCGAGGTCCTCGACCTCGTCCCCCTCGTGCAGGAGGCGCCCGGGGCCCGCCCCGTCCGTCCCGGGCCCGTCGCCGTCGAGTTCGACCACGTCGGCTTCGCCTACCCCGCCGCCGCCGACGTCTCCCTGGCCTCCCTGGAGGACGTGGCCACCCTCGACGCCCGCGGTGGCGTCCCCGTCCTGCACGACGTGTCCTTCCGCGTCGAACCGGGCCAGGTCGTCGCCCTCGTCGGCTCCTCCGGGGCCGGCAAGTCCACGATCGCCCAGCTCCTGGCCCGGCTCTACGACGTCGACTCCGGTGCCGTCCGCGTCGGCGGCGACGACGTGCGGGACCTGACCACCGAGTCCCTGCGCCGCACCGTCGGCGTCGTCACCCAGGACGGGCACCTCTTCCACGAGTCCCTGCGCGCCAACCTGCGCCTGGCCCGGCCCGACGCCGACGACGCCGAGATCCACGACGCCCTGCGCCGCGCCCGCCTGGGCGACCTCGTCGCCGCCCTGCCCGAGGGCCTGGACACCGTCGTCGGCGAACGGGGCTACCGCTTCTCCGGCGGGGAGCGCCAGCGGCTGACGATCGCCCGCCTCCTGCTGGCCCACCCCCGCGTCGTCGTGCTCGACGAGGCGACCGCCCACCTCGACAACGCCTCCGAGACCGCCGTCCAGGCCGCCCTCGACGAGGCCCTGCAGGGCCGCACCGCCATCGTCATCGCCCACCGGCTGTCCACCGTCCGCGGGGCCGACCAGATCCTCGTGCTGGAGGCCGGCCGCATCGTGGAGCGCGGCACCCACGACGAGCTCCTGGACGCCGGCGGCCGCTACGCCGAGCTGCACCGCCTCAGCGCCCCCGGCGCGCCGCGCTGA
- a CDS encoding ATP-binding protein: MISWWRRAGVRVRSTVAATGLLAVLVVSGAVVGLVVLRSALLSADAESSSVQARLVRLSVTPGALAGEPSPALRAAVGADVERGSHVQVLAPDGSVVAASAALAGHAALSSARPGVSELVSEVVPLPELGRPAPWVVSVAGARVGGQRFWVVAAESTVDAQRVLRVAAWVLGVGSPLLLGAVAVSTWTFVGRSLRPVEAIRVAVRGITSAGLDGRVPVPAGRDEVSRLAVTVNEVLARLEASQAAQRRFVADASHELRSPVATLRAAAHVWAAGAEPGFVELVGSESARLESLVDDLLVLARADGGRLVAAAVEVDLDEVVEVEAARVRSLGGPPVALAAVPVRVVGDGPALGRAVRNLVDNAVRFAASRVELGLAAEDGWAVVRVGDDGPGVPEAERERVLERFVRLDQSRQRRAGGTGGTGLGLSIVAEVAAAHGGSVRVGARPGGGALVELRLPLGQPPSAASR, from the coding sequence GTGATCTCGTGGTGGCGGCGCGCCGGGGTGCGGGTCCGGTCGACGGTGGCGGCGACGGGCCTGCTGGCGGTGCTGGTGGTGAGCGGCGCCGTGGTGGGGCTGGTGGTGCTGCGGTCGGCGCTGCTGTCGGCCGACGCCGAGAGCAGCAGCGTGCAGGCGCGGCTGGTGCGGCTGTCGGTGACGCCGGGGGCGCTGGCGGGTGAGCCGTCCCCGGCGCTGCGGGCGGCGGTGGGTGCGGACGTGGAGCGCGGCTCGCACGTGCAGGTCCTGGCCCCGGACGGGTCGGTGGTGGCGGCCAGCGCGGCGCTGGCCGGCCACGCCGCGCTGTCGTCGGCGCGGCCGGGGGTCAGCGAGCTGGTGAGCGAGGTGGTGCCGCTGCCGGAGCTGGGGCGGCCGGCGCCGTGGGTGGTGTCGGTGGCCGGCGCCCGGGTCGGCGGGCAGCGCTTCTGGGTGGTGGCGGCCGAGAGCACCGTGGACGCCCAGCGGGTGCTGCGGGTGGCGGCGTGGGTGCTGGGGGTCGGCTCGCCCCTGCTGCTGGGGGCGGTGGCCGTCTCGACGTGGACGTTCGTGGGGCGCTCGCTGCGGCCCGTGGAGGCGATCCGGGTGGCGGTGCGGGGGATCACGTCGGCGGGGCTGGACGGGCGGGTGCCGGTGCCGGCGGGCCGCGACGAGGTGTCGCGGCTGGCGGTGACGGTGAACGAGGTGCTGGCGCGGCTGGAGGCGTCGCAGGCGGCGCAGCGGCGCTTCGTGGCCGACGCCAGCCACGAGCTGCGGTCGCCGGTGGCGACGTTGCGGGCGGCGGCACACGTGTGGGCGGCCGGGGCCGAGCCGGGGTTCGTGGAGCTGGTGGGCTCGGAGTCGGCGCGGCTGGAATCGCTCGTGGACGACCTGCTGGTGCTGGCGCGCGCCGACGGGGGCCGGCTGGTGGCGGCGGCCGTGGAGGTGGACCTCGACGAGGTGGTCGAGGTCGAGGCGGCGCGGGTGCGGTCGCTGGGGGGCCCGCCGGTGGCGCTGGCGGCGGTGCCGGTGCGGGTCGTCGGGGACGGGCCGGCGCTGGGGCGGGCGGTGCGGAACCTGGTGGACAACGCCGTGCGGTTCGCGGCCTCGCGGGTGGAGCTGGGGCTGGCGGCCGAGGACGGGTGGGCGGTGGTGCGGGTGGGCGACGACGGGCCGGGGGTGCCCGAGGCGGAGCGGGAACGCGTGCTGGAGCGGTTCGTGCGGCTGGACCAGAGCCGGCAGCGGCGCGCCGGGGGGACGGGCGGGACGGGCCTGGGGCTGTCGATCGTGGCGGAGGTCGCGGCGGCCCACGGCGGCTCGGTGCGGGTGGGGGCGCGCCCGGGGGGCGGGGCCCTCGTGGAGCTGCGGCTGCCGCTGGGTCAGCCGCCGTCGGCGGCGAGCCGGTAG
- a CDS encoding response regulator, with translation MKVLLVEDEARLADTVRRGLVAEGATVDVAADGPSGFARARDGSYDVLVLDLMLPGRNGYEVCRDLRAAGVWTPVLVLSAKDGEYDQVDAFDLGADDYLTKPFSFPVLLARLRALHRRGAPERPVVLRAGDLVLDPGTRRVHRAGQPVTLTGREFALLEHLLRHRDEVLSKPDLLHAVWDPTVVTDPNVVEVYIRYLRKKIDVPYGRNAIQTVRGAGYRLAADGG, from the coding sequence GTGAAGGTCCTGCTCGTCGAGGACGAGGCGCGCCTGGCCGACACCGTCCGCCGCGGCCTGGTCGCCGAGGGGGCCACGGTCGACGTGGCCGCCGACGGACCCAGCGGCTTCGCCCGCGCCCGCGACGGCTCGTACGACGTCCTCGTCCTCGACCTCATGCTGCCGGGCCGCAACGGCTACGAGGTGTGCCGCGACCTGCGCGCCGCCGGCGTGTGGACCCCCGTCCTCGTCCTGTCCGCCAAGGACGGCGAGTACGACCAGGTCGACGCCTTCGACCTGGGTGCCGACGACTACCTCACCAAACCCTTCTCCTTCCCCGTCCTGCTCGCGCGCCTGCGCGCCCTGCACCGGCGCGGGGCCCCCGAGCGCCCCGTCGTCCTGCGCGCCGGCGACCTCGTCCTGGACCCCGGCACCCGGCGCGTCCACCGCGCCGGGCAGCCCGTCACCCTCACCGGCCGCGAGTTCGCCCTCCTGGAGCACCTCCTGCGCCACCGCGACGAGGTCCTGTCCAAACCCGACCTCCTGCACGCGGTGTGGGACCCCACCGTCGTCACCGACCCCAACGTCGTCGAGGTCTACATCCGCTACCTGCGCAAGAAGATCGACGTCCCGTACGGCCGCAACGCCATCCAGACCGTCCGCGGCGCCGGCTACCGGCTCGCCGCCGACGGCGGCTGA
- a CDS encoding amino acid permease, whose protein sequence is MISIAGVIGAGLFVGSKNAIAEAGPGVLLSYAFAGLLVVLVMRMLGEMATAQPDTGSFSTYADRALGRWAGFSVGWLYWWFWVLVIPVEATAAADILSDWLGAPQWVWALAVTLLLTATNLASVGNYGEFEFWFAGIKVVAIVGFIVVGVLAITGVLPGSDVSGTPGFGLDGGFLPNGFTAVLAGMLLTMFSFMGTEIVTIAAAESPDPRKGVRRAVNSVIGRIALFYLASIFVVVALVPWNSPELADAGSFQSTLQAIGIPGAATIMDIVILTAVASCLNSALYTASRMVFSLSRRGDGPRWLSHVSGRGVPYPAILASTAIGFLAVVGNYLLPDRIFGMLLATSGALALVVYAIIALSQLRMRRRLDAAGERPVVRMWLFPWLTYAALAFIAVVLVLMVVLPGQRVELTLSLVLTAVVVAVGVRHQRATGRSADLRERGAALRR, encoded by the coding sequence ATGATCTCCATCGCCGGCGTCATCGGCGCCGGCCTGTTCGTCGGCTCCAAGAACGCCATCGCCGAGGCCGGCCCCGGCGTCCTGCTGTCCTACGCCTTCGCCGGCCTGCTCGTCGTCCTCGTCATGCGGATGCTGGGGGAGATGGCCACCGCCCAGCCCGACACCGGCTCCTTCTCCACCTACGCCGACCGCGCCCTGGGCCGGTGGGCCGGGTTCAGCGTCGGCTGGCTCTACTGGTGGTTCTGGGTCCTGGTCATCCCCGTCGAGGCCACCGCCGCGGCCGACATCCTCAGCGACTGGCTCGGTGCCCCCCAGTGGGTCTGGGCCCTGGCCGTCACCCTGCTGCTGACCGCCACCAACCTGGCCAGCGTCGGCAACTACGGCGAGTTCGAGTTCTGGTTCGCCGGCATCAAGGTCGTCGCGATCGTCGGGTTCATCGTCGTCGGCGTCCTGGCCATCACCGGTGTCCTGCCCGGGTCCGACGTCAGCGGTACCCCCGGCTTCGGCCTCGACGGCGGGTTCCTGCCCAACGGCTTCACCGCCGTCCTGGCCGGGATGCTGCTGACGATGTTCAGCTTCATGGGCACCGAGATCGTCACCATCGCCGCGGCCGAGTCCCCCGACCCCCGCAAGGGCGTGCGCCGCGCCGTGAACTCCGTCATCGGCCGCATCGCCCTGTTCTACCTGGCCTCCATCTTCGTCGTCGTCGCCCTCGTGCCCTGGAACTCCCCGGAACTGGCCGACGCGGGGTCCTTCCAGAGCACCCTGCAGGCCATCGGCATCCCCGGCGCCGCCACGATCATGGACATCGTCATCCTCACCGCCGTGGCCAGCTGCCTGAACTCCGCCCTCTACACCGCCTCCCGCATGGTGTTCTCCCTCTCCCGCCGCGGCGACGGGCCCCGCTGGCTGTCCCACGTCTCCGGCCGCGGCGTGCCGTACCCGGCGATCCTGGCCTCCACCGCCATCGGGTTCCTGGCCGTCGTCGGCAACTACCTGCTGCCCGACCGCATCTTCGGGATGCTGCTGGCCACCAGCGGGGCCCTGGCCCTGGTCGTCTACGCGATCATCGCCCTCAGCCAGCTGCGGATGCGCCGCCGCCTGGACGCCGCCGGCGAGCGCCCCGTCGTGCGCATGTGGCTGTTCCCGTGGCTGACCTACGCCGCGCTCGCCTTCATCGCCGTCGTCCTCGTCCTCATGGTCGTCCTGCCCGGGCAGCGGGTCGAGCTGACCCTGTCCCTGGTCCTGACCGCCGTCGTCGTCGCCGTCGGCGTCCGCCACCAGCGCGCCACCGGCCGCAGCGCCGACCTGCGCGAACGGGGAGCGGCGCTGCGCCGGTGA
- a CDS encoding PPOX class F420-dependent oxidoreductase: MSPRTIATARRVDLPELLDFCRTRHHVVCSTFRADGFPQSSPVTAGVDEQGRIVVSTYPDRAKAVNARRDPRGSVLVLSDDFGGAYVQVDGEWEVLDGEEAVEPLVDYFRCISGEHPDWAEYRQAMRDQGKSLLRLTITRWGPIATGGFPARLAG, encoded by the coding sequence ATGAGTCCGCGAACCATCGCCACCGCCCGCCGGGTGGACCTGCCCGAGCTCCTCGACTTCTGCCGCACCCGCCACCACGTGGTGTGCTCCACGTTCCGGGCCGACGGTTTCCCGCAGTCCTCCCCCGTGACGGCCGGCGTGGACGAGCAGGGGCGGATCGTGGTCTCGACCTACCCGGACCGGGCGAAGGCGGTCAACGCCCGCCGGGACCCGCGCGGCTCGGTGCTGGTGCTCTCGGACGACTTCGGCGGCGCGTACGTGCAGGTCGACGGGGAGTGGGAGGTCCTGGACGGCGAGGAGGCCGTGGAACCGCTGGTGGACTACTTCCGGTGCATCTCCGGGGAGCACCCGGACTGGGCGGAGTACCGGCAGGCGATGCGCGACCAGGGCAAGTCGCTGCTGCGGCTGACGATCACGCGGTGGGGCCCCATCGCGACCGGCGGGTTCCCGGCGCGGCTGGCGGGCTGA
- a CDS encoding DUF1059 domain-containing protein, which yields MKTFRCGDVVPGCTREFTAPDRQEILAQVAEHAREDHHVEVDAPLVQAVEANLRDA from the coding sequence GTGAAGACCTTCCGCTGCGGCGACGTCGTGCCCGGCTGCACCCGCGAGTTCACCGCCCCCGACCGGCAGGAGATCCTCGCCCAGGTCGCCGAGCACGCCCGCGAGGACCACCACGTCGAGGTCGACGCCCCGCTCGTGCAGGCCGTCGAGGCCAACCTCCGCGACGCCTGA
- a CDS encoding EAL domain-containing protein produces the protein MGAPGEVTHRGRWHRRLDAVCSDPGLLRLVLHPVVDVAAARVAGYEVLSRFPSAVPTEEWFRAARALGRDADLDRVVLTGALSRLDLLPSGTFLTVNASPTSLADPRVMDVLLAQDLTGVVLELTEHADCDPRDLTGPLTLLRARGALVALDDVGTGHSGLLRMAVVRPEILKIDLQLVRGLHQDLVKRSLVQFLGECAGRLDAWIIAEGVETADELDVLRGMGVPLVQGFLLARPGDDFVPLAPEAARLLATGEPPAPAPARHAGDLARRTKTARTVPGAVQAVHEEGVPVVVVDAEDVPRVLVLPAQRAGERPRVEAVETTLAPETPVRQVAARALARPGPVRFDPLVCTDPAGRFIGVVGFEDLVLDLAAVPAGAGHRLPWRTGA, from the coding sequence GTGGGGGCACCGGGTGAGGTGACGCACCGCGGCAGGTGGCACCGCCGGCTGGACGCCGTCTGCTCCGACCCCGGGCTGCTGCGCCTGGTCCTGCACCCCGTCGTCGACGTCGCCGCCGCCCGCGTCGCCGGCTACGAGGTCCTGTCCCGCTTCCCCTCGGCGGTACCCACCGAGGAGTGGTTCCGCGCCGCCCGCGCCCTGGGCCGCGACGCCGACCTCGACCGCGTCGTGCTCACCGGCGCCCTCAGCCGGCTCGACCTGCTGCCCAGCGGCACCTTCCTCACCGTCAACGCCAGCCCCACCTCCCTGGCCGACCCCCGCGTCATGGACGTGCTACTCGCCCAGGACCTCACCGGCGTGGTCCTGGAGCTGACCGAGCACGCCGACTGCGACCCCCGCGACCTCACCGGGCCGCTGACCCTGCTGCGCGCCCGCGGCGCCCTCGTCGCCCTCGACGACGTCGGCACGGGGCACTCCGGGCTGCTGCGGATGGCCGTCGTGCGCCCGGAGATCCTCAAGATCGACCTGCAGCTGGTCCGCGGCCTGCACCAGGACCTCGTCAAGCGCTCCCTCGTGCAGTTCCTCGGCGAGTGCGCCGGCCGCCTCGACGCGTGGATCATCGCCGAGGGCGTGGAGACCGCCGACGAGCTCGACGTCCTGCGCGGCATGGGCGTCCCCCTCGTCCAGGGATTCCTGCTGGCCCGGCCCGGGGACGACTTCGTCCCGCTGGCCCCCGAGGCGGCCCGGCTGCTGGCCACCGGCGAACCCCCCGCCCCGGCCCCGGCCCGCCACGCCGGGGACCTGGCCCGGCGCACCAAGACCGCCCGCACCGTCCCCGGCGCCGTCCAGGCCGTCCACGAGGAGGGGGTCCCCGTCGTCGTCGTCGACGCCGAGGACGTACCCCGCGTCCTGGTCCTGCCCGCCCAGCGCGCGGGGGAGCGGCCCCGCGTCGAGGCCGTCGAGACCACCCTGGCCCCCGAGACCCCCGTGCGGCAGGTCGCCGCCCGCGCGCTGGCCCGCCCCGGCCCGGTCCGCTTCGACCCGCTGGTCTGCACCGACCCCGCCGGCCGCTTCATCGGCGTCGTCGGCTTCGAGGACCTCGTCCTGGACCTGGCGGCCGTGCCCGCCGGGGCCGGGCACCGGCTGCCGTGGAGGACGGGCGCGTGA